One Halanaerobium hydrogeniformans genomic window, CCTGAAAGCAAATTACTTGAACACAAAAAAATAAAAGGTCTAAAAAGTATTGATGAGTTTGTTTCTACTGAACTCTGGCAGATAAATAGGCTTAGATTAATGAATGAAGTGCCTTTAATTCTTGAAACATCATATATACCTATTGATTATTTAAAAAACTTTGAAATCCCTGAATTAAAACAGGATTCATTGTATAACCTTTTAAAGAAAAATGATAATCATGTTGTAAGAGCAAAAGAATATTTAGAACCTGTTTTACCTTCATTAAATGATCAAGAGTTGTTAGAAGTTAAAGAAGATAGTTGTTTATTCCAGACTATAAGATACAGTTATGATTCAGAAAATAAACTAATAGAACTAAGAGAAAGTTTGATAAGAG contains:
- a CDS encoding GntR family transcriptional regulator — encoded protein: MLQFYSFGQNIAQNIENPESKLLEHKKIKGLKSIDEFVSTELWQINRLRLMNEVPLILETSYIPIDYLKNFEIPELKQDSLYNLLKKNDNHVVRAKEYLEPVLPSLNDQELLEVKEDSCLFQTIRYSYDSENKLIELRESLIRGDHFSFSVEMTL